Proteins encoded within one genomic window of candidate division WOR-3 bacterium:
- a CDS encoding M14 family zinc carboxypeptidase, translating to MKNLVKLALVIGFIVNSSLHAKTLSIVRIYIDNYSELEQKVLRHFPKEEFPEITGVSPKKWYDLLVDEKGLQKIKALNIKYEITVPDLEKEKSKVKDSYHSYDQIVSLLRNYALSYPTICKIESIGPTYEGRWIYGVKISDNVAEDEEEPEQLFSGCHHAREWASVEVPLFIIDTLLRGYGFDQTIANIVNNREIWIFPVINVDGYVYDYSGGRRNWRKDREPYRNAIGTDPNRNYNGICDSNAIDGWGVINSSSVSHNPSQEIFCGKRQHSAKEIFAYSEFIKSHKFVTIVDYHSYSELVLAPWGHKQDATPHDNWYNSIGSTMANLIGTLNGGTYTYEKSVSLYPTSGSSTDWEYGWYTNVNGTPCLAFTVEIGTAFYQNTSDLPYIKRQNFNGVLFLLQKGDSIYHFMKTIPPAPIIISPANDTVSDSIQLIWTAPNKEFNQPTSYEIQILKGLNKVKETFEGNTSLWDIESFSLSTQRAHSSSKSLRSDPVNYAISQARTKFPYYVEPGDSFCLWTYYNIETDYDAAIVEISENLREWLPLENERITGQSSNWIYKKYDISNYAGKSVYFRVRYMTDEYTLYEGIYIDDVYPVASWDSFVTLSNITDTTYVLRDIDTGLYYIRVRAHSNQFGNGNYSTLKKLYLTRSHTLISEAQNRAEISVPSLAKATINIFVSAKDPELIIFDAQGRKVWQIRQKGDVKTSYQLKLRKEGVYFYLFKSGNHQQRGKILYVD from the coding sequence ATGAAGAATTTGGTTAAGCTTGCCTTAGTCATAGGCTTCATAGTTAATTCAAGTTTACATGCAAAAACTCTCTCCATAGTAAGAATTTATATCGATAACTACTCAGAACTTGAACAAAAGGTACTGAGACACTTTCCAAAGGAGGAATTTCCTGAGATAACGGGAGTTAGCCCGAAAAAGTGGTATGATCTATTGGTTGACGAAAAAGGGCTACAAAAAATCAAGGCTTTGAACATAAAGTACGAAATAACAGTCCCTGACCTCGAAAAGGAGAAATCTAAGGTCAAAGACAGTTACCACTCCTACGATCAGATTGTGAGTCTCCTTAGAAATTATGCCTTAAGTTATCCTACCATATGTAAAATAGAGAGCATAGGGCCGACCTACGAAGGTCGGTGGATTTACGGCGTTAAAATTTCAGACAATGTGGCAGAAGATGAAGAGGAACCGGAGCAACTCTTTTCCGGTTGCCACCATGCAAGGGAATGGGCAAGTGTGGAAGTCCCCCTTTTTATAATTGACACACTCCTTCGTGGCTATGGATTTGACCAAACTATCGCTAATATTGTGAACAATCGCGAAATATGGATCTTCCCTGTTATTAATGTAGATGGATACGTATATGATTATTCAGGAGGACGTCGCAACTGGCGGAAAGATAGGGAACCATACAGAAACGCCATTGGAACCGATCCCAACAGAAACTACAATGGAATTTGTGACAGCAACGCTATAGATGGATGGGGGGTAATCAACTCCTCTTCGGTAAGTCACAACCCGAGTCAAGAGATCTTCTGTGGAAAGCGTCAACACTCCGCCAAGGAAATTTTTGCCTATTCAGAATTTATAAAATCCCACAAATTCGTAACTATTGTAGACTACCATTCCTATTCTGAACTTGTCCTTGCACCCTGGGGGCATAAACAGGACGCTACACCGCACGATAACTGGTACAATTCCATCGGTAGTACAATGGCAAACCTCATAGGAACCCTGAATGGTGGAACTTATACCTATGAAAAATCGGTGAGTCTATACCCTACTTCGGGTAGCTCTACAGATTGGGAGTATGGTTGGTATACCAATGTAAATGGTACTCCATGCCTGGCATTTACCGTGGAAATTGGAACCGCTTTTTATCAAAATACTTCAGACTTACCTTACATTAAAAGACAAAACTTTAATGGCGTGCTCTTTCTTTTGCAGAAAGGTGATTCAATCTATCACTTTATGAAAACAATACCACCTGCACCCATTATCATTTCCCCTGCAAACGATACCGTTTCGGATTCTATCCAGCTCATATGGACCGCTCCAAACAAAGAATTCAACCAGCCAACTTCCTACGAAATTCAGATATTGAAAGGACTAAACAAAGTAAAGGAAACTTTTGAAGGGAATACAAGCCTCTGGGACATTGAAAGTTTTTCCCTGTCAACCCAGAGGGCCCACTCAAGCTCAAAATCGCTGAGGTCTGACCCAGTTAATTACGCTATTTCCCAGGCAAGGACAAAATTCCCTTACTATGTTGAACCAGGAGACAGCTTTTGCCTTTGGACTTACTATAACATCGAGACCGATTATGACGCCGCAATTGTTGAGATCTCAGAGAACCTAAGGGAGTGGTTACCACTGGAAAACGAGAGGATAACGGGGCAAAGTTCAAACTGGATTTACAAAAAATACGATATTTCAAATTACGCAGGGAAGAGTGTTTACTTTAGAGTACGATACATGACAGACGAATATACGCTTTACGAAGGAATCTATATCGATGATGTGTATCCCGTGGCAAGTTGGGACTCCTTCGTGACCCTTTCAAACATTACAGACACCACCTACGTTTTGAGAGACATTGACACAGGACTCTACTACATTAGGGTGAGGGCCCACTCAAACCAATTCGGTAACGGTAACTACAGCACGCTAAAAAAGCTCTATCTTACACGATCTCATACTTTAATCAGCGAAGCGCAAAATAGAGCAGAAATATCAGTACCCAGTCTCGCAAAGGCGACGATCAATATCTTTGTTTCGGCAAAAGATCCGGAACTGATAATTTTTGATGCACAAGGACGCAAGGTCTGGCAGATAAGACAAAAGGGGGATGTCAAGACCTCTTATCAATTAAAACTTCGGAAGGAAGGCGTGTACTTTTACCTCTTTAAGAGCGGAAATCATCAGCAAAGAGGGAAGATTTTGTACGTAGACTAA